The following proteins are co-located in the Polymorphospora rubra genome:
- a CDS encoding TetR/AcrR family transcriptional regulator, which produces MTRRSAELRLESLLSVACDVIAERGLANTRTADVAEAAGVSQALVFYHFATKERLLSQAFAYAAEQDLARVDTLLGSGAAPLEKLKKILRFYVPSGGRSKSWTLWIDGWAEALRSPELEKVSRRLDLRWKEALTEVIAAGVTDGSFTCPDPGGAAWRIIALIDGLAVQVTVHERMVARRQVAEWVRLSTARELGIDPEHLA; this is translated from the coding sequence GTGACGAGACGGTCGGCGGAGTTGCGCCTCGAATCGCTGCTGAGCGTCGCCTGCGACGTGATCGCCGAACGCGGGCTGGCCAACACCCGGACCGCCGACGTCGCCGAGGCGGCCGGGGTCAGCCAGGCGCTGGTCTTCTACCACTTCGCGACCAAGGAGCGCCTGCTCTCCCAGGCGTTCGCGTACGCCGCCGAGCAGGATCTCGCCCGAGTCGACACGCTGCTCGGCTCCGGCGCCGCGCCGCTGGAGAAACTGAAGAAGATCCTGCGGTTCTACGTGCCGTCCGGCGGCCGCTCGAAGAGCTGGACGTTGTGGATCGACGGCTGGGCCGAGGCGCTGCGCAGCCCGGAACTGGAAAAGGTGTCGCGCCGGCTCGACCTGCGCTGGAAGGAAGCGTTGACCGAGGTGATCGCGGCCGGCGTGACCGACGGCAGTTTCACGTGCCCCGACCCGGGTGGGGCGGCATGGCGGATCATCGCCCTCATCGACGGCCTGGCCGTGCAGGTCACCGTGCACGAGCGGATGGTCGCCCGCCGCCAGGTCGCCGAATGGGTGCGCCTGTCGACCGCCCGCGAACTGGGCATCGACCCCGAACATCTCGCCTGA